The DNA segment CATTTTCTTGGACATGAAATTTAATATTTAATTTAAGGATTGATTCCTGTATTCTGCAGGAGTTAATCCTTTTAATTTTATTTTAATTCTCTGATTATTATAATAATCAATATAA comes from the Fusobacterium sp. IOR10 genome and includes:
- a CDS encoding IS3 family transposase, whose product is YIDYYNNQRIKIKLKGLTPAEYRNQSLN